TACCAAATGTACTGGCATTTTTTAGCCAACGTGATGACTGAGAGCTCGAGGATTTTAAGTTATTTTGCTTTGAGTGTAAGCGACTTTGGTTTAAGCTTTTTTTCATATTGTCATTTTTATTGCTGTCACTGCGATCGTCATGGTCGCTGTTGCGAATGTTTTTATGTGGCATAACCTGTCCTTTTACTGGCACTGCTTTCACGGGCAATTGGTTCAAAGCCTTGAATAGGCGTTGATTTAATATACATTGTTTTAATCTAAGTTAGAAAAACGCGTGTTCAGGATTTGATGAATATAGTTTGATAAATATGGTTTGCTAGAGATCGCTAGAATTTTGTATAAGTTTAAATTTATTAGCCTAACGTATGAAGTTTTTGCTTTGCTATCGAGGGCGCAAATAAGACGCAGACCAAAGGCAGATCAAAGAAAGGGATGAACAGAATTTATCGCTATATTGCTAGGTAATATATGGATACTACGACCATAACTGTGCAAATACAATGAGTTATTATTAACAACGGCCAATTATGATTGAGATTTTGTTAATAGTTGTGTACATACAGATACATTGCCGCTTCTGGTCAGTGATAAATAAGAAACTACATGAATAAGTACGCTTAAAAACACACTATTTAGGATTTAGCACTCATAAACTGTGCAACATAATCATCTGCTGGGTTTTGTCGCAAATCATTGGCCGTGCCCGTTTGTACTAAGCGCCCACCATTCAAAATACTGATACGCTGACCGACTTTTACCGCCTCATCAATATCATGGGTGATAAAGACGATGGTTTTCTGTAGTCGTGCTTGTAGCTCAAGCAGTTGATCTTGCAGCTGCGCACGAATAAGCGGATCAAGCGCAGAGAAAGCCTCATCCATCAGCAAGATTGGACTGTCCATTGCCAGCGCACGCGCCAGCCCGACACGCTGCTGCATACCACCTGACAGCTCATCAGGATAGCTGTGCTCTAGGCTGGGTAGCCCGACTTCGTTGAGCCAGTACCGAGCAACCTCATGGCGCTCGCTAATGCTCATCTTACGTACACGCAGCCCATAAGCGACGTTTTGTATGACCGTCATGTGTGGCACTAAGCCAAAATGCTGAAAAACCATGCTGACGGTTTGCTGCCGATAATGTTGCAACTCCTTATCATTCAGCTCTAAGATATTGATAGCCGAGCTTGATTTGGTAGTCTCTGTAGACCAATCATCCTCTGTCATCGCAGTTTGCGCATTGATACTGGTATCCACCCATATCTTGCCACTGGTTGGATCAATCAGGCGATTGATATGGCGTATCAGGGTTGATTTCCCAGAGCCTGACAACCCCATAATGCAATGTATCTCACCTGCTTTGATATTTAGATTGATATCGTATAGCCCGACTGAATAGCCAGTTTGCTCTTTCACCTTAATACTATCCATGCCCTCAGCCAATAATGCCAACGCCGACTGTGCTTGCGAGCTATTGGCATTATAAATCTTACTGATGTTTTCTAGTTGAATATGATTCATTATTGCTCTCATTTTTATTGTTATTTAACCAATCGGGCGTTTGCCTGCGTCAATGGTCTTTTGCCGTGCGCGCTTACCTTGACCAAAGGCTTGCGTGATACGGTCAATGATAATAGCGACAATGACGATAGCGGTACCTGCTTGTAAGCCTTGACCGATATTGAGTGTTTGGATAGATTGCAAGACATCCTCGCCAAGACCAGGCGCACCAATCATGGAGGCAAGTACTACCATGGCAAGCGACATCATCACCGCTTGATTAATACCCGCCATGATACTGGGCAACGCTTGCGGTAATTTGATCCAGATAAGCAGCTGCAAATGCGTACTGCCGAACGAGCGCCCTGCCTCGATCATTTCATGATTGACTTGGGTGATACCCAAGGTCGTCAGACGAATGAGTGGCGGCAGTGCATAAATAATAGTCGCAAAGAGCGCAGGCACTTTACCAATACCAAATAGCATCAGCACTGGTATGAGATAAACAAAGCTTGGCATCGTCTGCATGACATCTAGTATCGGGGTCACAATTTTACGCAGGATTTTACTACCTGACATGGCAATGCCAATCGGAATACCAATCACCACCGTGACTAATACGGATACTATTAGCAGCGCAGTGGTATCAATCAAAGCGCCCCACAGTCCAAATGCGCCGATGAGAAATAACCCTGCCCCGCATGCCAGCGCAAACCATATTTTACGCACACCAAACCATGCCAATACCGTCACGAGCACAATGATTAGCCAAGGTGGAATGATGGTTAATAAACGCTCAATGGGCAGTAATAAATAGGTCAAAGTGACATTGCTGATACTACGGAAAACACCGCCGTAGTTTTGGACGACGCTTGCTAAAGTATTATTAAGCGGGGTCTCAAGCGACCATGAAGGGAATCCTGATGTTAAGCCAAATCGATTATCACTACTTGCACTGTTACTAATGACACCATTATTAGCAACAGCAGCACCTGTTAGGCTAATACCTAGCTTAGCAGCAAGACTCGTGGCCGCTTCATCGGATATCCACTGTTGCCAAACGTTAGGGTTATCACGCAAAAACACTAACGCTTGCTCATCGCCACTACGTTTACTCTCACTCATCTCTAAGATGGCGCCATTGAGCTCATCGGAGGTGAATTGAACCTTTTTAAAGACCTCTGCCAGCTCGGGATTAGACTCAATAAATGGTGTCGAGACGGCGATACCTAAAGGCGATACAGGAAATCCAGAGACGCAGTCGGCTGTACCATCAGCAAGTAGCAAGTCTTGCCAACAGGCGTCGTCATAAGCAGGGAACTCTAACGGCGCAAAGTCATACTTTGCCATCAAGCCCGTAGGCTGCCAGTAATAGAATAATAGCGGTTTGTGCTGCTCAAACGCGGAAGCAATCTCGGCATCGAGAGCCGCACCCGTTCCAGGGTGGGCGTTATTGAAAATATTGTCCAAACCAGTATTCTTAAGCAAACGAGTATTAAAAATCTCACACGTCCAACCAGACGGACAGTTCATAAAACGCGACTTATTAGGGTCTTCAGGGTCTTTAAATAACTCAGCATGCTTGGGCAAATCTTGATAACTGCGTAGACCTGGGTTTTCTTCTAGTACATATTTAGGAACATACCAACCTTGAGTTGCGCCACCCTTGAGAGTATCACCGATGATCGCCACTTTATTCTGTGCAATGGCTTGCTCCATGATTGGCGAGCGTCCAACCCACTGCTCTCCAATAACCTGAATGTCATTTTGTGATAATGCCGTTTCAAGTGCAGGACCAGCTCCTGGCACCTCTTCAATCGTACAGTCGTAGCCATCTTCAGCGATGTACTTGAGCACCCCAGAGATAAACTGACCGCTCTCCCATGTCAGTGCGCCAAATTTGATGGGTGAGTCGCAGGCTGCTGATGCCGATACCGGCAGTAACAACGCACTCATACATAATAAACTTAACGCAATCCATTGGCGCATGGGATATCCTATTCTTTATTTTATAGTCATACTAAAAAAGCAACCGTCTGTATCATTACTATTGTTTAGCCTTATTTGGCAGTGTAGTGATTTATAATACTGATGACAAATACTTATTCAAAAAATAAAAACAAGATATAGTCGATTCAATGTTAAAGTGTTACCGTGCTGCTGGGATGAATTTTGCGCAGCCTCTGTATAAGCAGCACGCAAGGAAAATTTATACCAGTAGCACGTTGAAAGATTCATACCTTTTTTATTTTGAACTGACTATAATAAAAAAATAGCGCCTATATCAATAGGCGCTATTTGCATAATCGTGCCCATCAGTTACCAAACGCTTACTTCAAAAACAGTGCCATGGCTTTTCTAAACAAATCACCATAAGGCGGCAACAACAGATTCATACCATTAAGCTTGGCTTGTACAAAAACAGGCTTCATATGACTTAAACGCTCAAATCCAGCTTTGCCATGATAAGCACCGATACCAGAGTCCCCAACCCCGCCAAACGGCAGATCATGCTGTGCCACATGCAGAATAACCTCATTGACACAAACGCCGCCTGAGACGGTTTGTGTACGCACCTGATATATCTCATTGTCATCATTACCAAACACATAAAGCGCCAGCGGACGAGGACGCTCGTTCACAAACTGAATCGCATCATCAAGGTTGTCATAATGTATCAATGGCAAGATTGGCGCAAAAATCTCATTTTGCATCAGCTGACTACTCAAAGCAGGTTCAGAGACAATGACAGGCGGCATCAAACGTATTTCAGGGTTTGCATCGACACCTGTTAAATTATGCACGCTATCGGCGGGCAACTCGTCCAAATAGCCTTGTACGCGGTTGAACTGTGCAGCATTGATAATATATGAATAGTCTTCATTATTTTCGATATTGGGATAGTGCTTTTGTAGCCACTCAATCGCTAGACTAATAAAATGTTGATGATGCTCACGCTGAATCAACACATAGTCAGGCGCGATACAGGTTTGACCCGCATTGAGGGTTTTGCCCATCATTACGCGATTGACCACACTTTCTAGATTGACGTCTTTGGTAACGATCACGGGTGACTTGCCGCCCAGCTCAAGCGTTACGGGCGTCAAGTTCTTAGCCGCTGCCGCCATGACAATTCTGCCTACTTCGGTTGAGCCAGTATACAGCAGATGGTCAAATGGTAGCTTGCTAAAGGCTTCTGCGATATCGACTTCACCAAGCACCACACATACCATGTCTGACGAAAAATAATGATCCACAACTTTGGCAAATGTTTCGGCAAACTTGGGCGCTGCCTCACTCATTTTTATCATGACGCGATTGCCTGCGGTTAATGCATCAATCATCGGTCCTACTGCCAAATACAGCGGATAGTTCCACGGCACCATGATACCCACAACGCCCAATGGCTGTGGTTGAATCTCATTGTGCGCAGGTCTATACATCGCAGAGATAGAAGCTCGGCGCGTTTTCATCCAAGATTTACCGTACTTCTTAGCATGGCTAATACCAGTAAAGCTTGGAAATAGCTCGGCAAACTGAGTCTCTGACTCACTACGATGTCCAAAATCCGCACTGATCGCATGCGCCAGATTTTCTCGATTATCGCTCAATAGCATCTCAAGATCGTCCAGTAGCCTTTCACGAATTGCCCAATCGTTTATCGGATTAGAACGACTTAGCGCGTGCAAGCGTGAAAACTGCTTCTGTAGCTGCTCAACAGTAGTAATGATACTCTGCGACTTTACAGCAGCGCTTGTGGTCTTATCATTGTCAGTCATCTTCTTTCCTTGTTATATACGTTGGAGTCAGTACCTTATATCGGGTCAAAGACTCTCTATTTCTAGTCAAGCGTTTACTCCTACAGCGACGCCCAGCCGTAAACACTCATGAGATTCCATTCATTGTCGTTTAATGTAGCGTAATGCTTGCTGAATGAAAAGCACGTTTCACGTACTAAGGCGTATTATTTGTGTTTATGGCTATTACCTTATTTTCTCATGCTGCCATTTAACCTTGGGTGACAATATTAAAAACTGCTAAACTTGGTACTGATAAACTTGATATGATTGTCAGTATTATTAATAGGCGCACCCATCACGTATCTCAGTTATAAAATCTGCCTATAAACCATAAGAAGCCAACTTTCATGCAAAACTCGATGCCAAAAAACATATCAGAACCTTTAGCGCAGATAGCGTCAGAAGCGCTGCATCACATAACCGATACCTTGGTCAGCCAGTCTCTAACAGCTGCCGACTACAATCCCACTCATGATGCAATGCTACAGCGGACGCTAGAACGCATCCGCCTAAAAAAAGAACAAGGGCTACGGACGCCTGATGAGTTATGGATAGTCGATCACAACGACGTGTATACGCTTGGGCAAGCAGGTAAGGAAGAGCATATCCTGCAGCATACTGACACGCCCATCATCAAGACCGATCGCGGTGGACAAGTGACTTGGCACGGTCACGGACAACTGGTTATATACTGGCTGTTTGATTTAAACAGCCTTGGTTGGAGCGTGCGTAACTTGGTCTCACATGCCGAACAAGCGATCGAAGACGTGGCCAATGACTGCTTAAACAATCGCTCCCTATCAGATAATGCTCATATCAGTGCCCATGCTCGCCGTGATGCACCAGGAGTTTATTTATATGCTGATAGTTTGAGCAATACTGATGACCATCATCAAAGCGATCGTCAAATGAATAATCAAAATAACGAAAAACAAAACGATAATGCATCTAACCTGCCCGCTGACGATGCCATTATGCTTGGTAAAATCGCATCGCTGGGCTTCAAGATTAAACATGGTTTTAGCTATCATGGTATCGCGATCAACTTAGACTGTGACCTATCCGCATTCAATGCCATCAACCCTTGCGGCTATGCTGGCATGCAAATGCTACGCTTAGCAGACTTCGTCGCAATGGATAGCAACCAAAATAATACCGTCCATCAGCAAGCTGGCTCTACATTCAGCTATCAGCAGGTGACGCAAAAGCTGATTGATAATATCGCTCAGCGCCATGCAGGGCTAATCGAGCTACGCCCAGTCACCCCGACTAAACAGCAATATAGCCATTTGCCTTAATTGGTTTTAATGGTGGTTTTTGCATAGCCTTGTGCCTGTTTAGACTTAAGCAGAACGAGAAAAAATTATTCAAACTTGCTATACTCGCAAACCGAAGCAACCCCGCAAACTTGTAAAAATTCATTTAAATAAATAGGAGCTCTTAATGGCAGACTTTAATAAAATCTTAGACGCAGGCGATGTCGACGGCGGCATCATCAACGTAGTCGTAGAAATCCCAACGGGTAGCAGCCACAAGATTGAGTGGAATCGCGAGTTGGCCGTATTTGAGCTTGACCGTATTGATCCACAAATCTTTGCCAAGCCTTGTAACTATGGTTTCATTCCACAAACACTTGACGAAGACGGTGATGAGCTTGATGCTTTGATTTTGACTGAGCAGCCATTAACCACTGGCATCTTCTTAAAAGCCAAAGTAATCGGCGTGATGAAATTCGTTGATGATGGCGAAGTGGATGACAAAATCGTCGTCGTGCCAGCGGATGACCGCAACAATAGCAACGCGTATAACAGCTTAGCAGACCTGCCTGAGCAAATCATCAAGCAGTTAGAGTTCCATTTCAACCATTATAAAGACCTGAAAAAAGCAGGCACCACTGTGGTTGAATCATGGGGTGATGTGAGCGAGGCCAAAGAAGTCATCAAAGAGTCTATCCAACGTTGGAAAGACCTATAAACGATAAGTAATGGCTTTGACTAAGCATTAAGCAGACTTAAAATACCGCTCTCTCATCGATGATAGCGGTATTTTTTTGTGCAAAGCTTATACAAAAAAAGTTGCTATAATATAGGGCATATAGCCAAGACCTTAAGGATAACCATGTTTAACTCTGACCCAAGCCTAAAAACTAAAAATCCAAAGTTACCCAAAGCGGTGATGATGATGGTCGAAAAGAACAATCTGGTCATGGCGATTAAGACTTTAGCCGAAGAGGAAAATATCAGTATGGAGGCAGCGAAAGCCCGTATTGATGCTTATGAACATAGCCTAAAAGTCAAACAACAGCAGAAGCTAACGACTATCGCCAACAAGCAAGGCATCCCTAACGAAGCGCTCAGCTTTGACAGAGAGCCAGAAGTGAGAGAAGACACTGGTATCTTGATTAAAAACAAGGTCAAAACCACTAAGTCTGAACAAGGCTTTAAAAGCCTGCAAAGTGGCGTCGAGAGTAAGCTGGGTGACATTGGTTATAAAAAACCACTCATCCCCTACTGGGCCAAGCGAGTGTCCGTCATTGCTATCGTGATGATAGGGATGTTTTGGATATTGTGGCGGGTTTTTGGATAATATTTTTAAAGTGGTTCAGTTATAGCAGTATATTTTAGATAGTCTATTAATTGTTTAAGACGTCTGTTTTGGTGGTTCCTATGGGCTATACATTGAAAGCTAATTGTTTCAGATGTATGGTATGAACTATTATTGATAAATAAGCTCTTGGGGCTAATATGAAAAAAACTATCTACCCCATTTTTTTATCATTTGTAATGGGGTTAGCAATGCTTCCTGCTAATGCAGAAGATAGTATTGCTTCAGCACGTAGCACTCTTTTAAGTGAATTTTTACAGTCAAAGCTTCAAACACATTTAAAACTTAGCGATTATAATAACTTTTACTCTAATTTGGAAGATTTTAGCTCACCCTACAGTCTTAAAAATGGCTCAAAATTTTATGAAGCTAGAAGAGATGAGTTAGGTTCAGCGTCAGCTATTATTATAGATCCAGAAGGTTATTTTTATTTAGCATATAAAATGCCTGAATCCAATGAAATTAAGTACATAACCAATGATGGAAGCTGTAATAAAGAAGCTCATGATGCCATAAAAGTGTTCGCTAATACTTTTCAAGGTAATAATAAAATAATATTTTCAAACTCTATCAAGGTTAATAATAGACCTCACGTCTGTAACGAGATCTATGGCAACCTTATTTTGAGAAATGGTCGCCTTAAGCGATCTTACTCTTACATGAATTTAGGTCAACAATAAACATTCCTACGTGTAGAAGGTATATAGTCTTGATAGCATGGTTAGCTTTTTATTTGATACTTAGTTTAATAAATTTTTGGATAATATTTTGGGGTGGCGCTAAAAAAATAGAAGGCTGGCTGTCTTTTTTTCTGGTAGGTTGGTTTTCTCTAGACTGGAATTCTGAGCAAATAAAATTTTATGTCTTAATTATACAATGTGTCTTCACGCTAGTATTCTTATATGGACTATTTAACAGAGACTTTAGAGAAGAGTATCTGTTTTATTACTTTAATTAACCTCCAAATTTTTATCACCAACTTTGGTTGGTCTTAAATGGATTAAATGCTTCTGTGACCCATGCCGTCAAATTCTTACAAACAAACTTGGGATATTTAAATCATACCGCTTAACGATAATGCCCATTCTTCCCACAACAGACATTATGACAAACAAAAAAGGATACCGCAGTATCCTTTTTTGTTTGCTATCAAAGCTAATAAATAACCCTATTCTAGTGATGCTCACCAGGAAGGATTTTTGCAAAGGCACGCTGAGCAAGGTTTGGTTTGGCATCTGCCGTTTGCGCCGCTGACGAATTTGGAAAGAGACGATAGCCGATAGACTGAATACCCACATTGATCGCTGGTGCTAAGGAGTAAGTGGCTGAAGCAAACTTGCCCATATGACTGGCAATACTGTTTGGTTTTTTGACGATGGCCTCTGCCACCATCATTGCCGCCTCATCAGGCATGAGTGCTGGCATATAACGATACAGCTTAGTGGGTGCAATCATCGGCGTGCGCACCAACGGCATGAAGATGTTGGTAACCGTGATGTTATGACCTTTTACTTCTGCCGCCAAACAGCGGCTAAAAGCATCTAACGCTGCTTTTGATGCCACATAAGCTGAGAAGCGCGGACTGTTTGCCAATACGCCAATCGATGAGATATTGACGATTTGACCAGATTTGCGCCCTATCATTACTGGCAAAAAGCCAAGAATGGTTTTGACGGCACCAAAGTAGTTGATATCCATGGTACGTTCAAAATCATGGAAGCGGTCAAAAGACTCGTGAACTGAACGGCGAATGGAGCGACCAGCATTGTTTACCAATACATCAACATGGTCAAATTCTGCTAAAACCTGCTTAGTTGTGTTTTCGATATCATCCATATTGGTCAAGTCACATACATAATAACTGGCCTGTCCACCAAGCGTTTGAATCGCTTCTTGAACTCTTTTTAGCTTCTCTTCAGTACGTGCCAGCAAGATGACATGAGCACCGCATTCACTGAGTAAAAACGCTGTACGTTCACCAATACCGCTTGAAGCGCCAGTAATAATGATATTTTTGCCTTTAACTTTTCTTTTGATGGTTTTTTTTGAGAGCTTGGCCATAAAACGTCCTTGTAATATTTATACTGTTGATGATACTGCCATTCATACTCAAGCATTGACATCGACACTTCGTTTCAATGCTCTTTTTGTAGCATAGCAAAATTATATTGTCTTGAGTTAACAATGTTAACGTATATTTTTTGTAATATGATGATTATTGACCAATCGCATAAACCTGACAAGTCTACTGATTCTCATTGACTATCAGAATTTATTAACCATGCGGTAGACCGCGCTTTTGGCGCGTTATATCAGTCTAACTGCCAGATCTGTTGCATTTGTCAGCGTGCTGATTGTGTTCTTTGGGCTGTTTTATGCATTTTTGAAATAGAGAACCTTTATTCATGAGCGTGCAAAAACGCTTCCACCACACGGAATTGTCCAGCGGTGCTCTCCTCGCCATACATCGCTTGGCGAAAAGCGTTGGAGTTTGGGATACCAGTGGTGTACCAAGCGATATGCTTGCGCGCGATACGGCAGCCAGAATACTCACCGTAGAAGCCATATAGCTCTTGTAAATGCGCCAGCACAATCTCTTTTATTTCGCCAACGCTAGGTGCATCAAGGTTTTCTCCCGTTCGCAAAAAGTGCCCGATATCACGAAACAGCCACGGCTGTCCTTGGGCAGCACGTCCAACCATCACCGCATCACAGCCCGTCAGCTCATAGACTCGCTGCGCTTTTTGCGCACTATCGATATCGCCATTGGCTATCACTGGAATGTTGATGCTTTCTTTAACTTCACGTATCAGCTCATAACGTGCCTCGCCTGTATACATATCTTCACGCGTGCGCCCATGAATGGCAATGGCAGCAATGCCTGCTTGCTCAGCCCGCTTCGCCACTCGCAGGATATTCTCGCGGCCATTCTCAAAGCCCAAGCGCGTTTTTAATGTTACGGGCGCATTGACACTATTTACCGCAGCATCTAACAAACGCGCGACCAAGTCTTCGTCTTGCAGCAGCGCAGAACCTGCCAGCTTACGGCAAACCTTTTTTGCAGGACAGCCCATATTGATATCGATAATCTGTGCACCATTATCAATCTGATAGCGCGCCGCTTCAGCGAGTTTATCTGGCTCTGCCCCTGCTATCTGCGCAGAGATAGGCGCAATCTCATTATCGAAATTTGCACGATACAGCGACTTTTTACGCGCATAGAGCGCAGTATCGGCAATGATCATCTCGCTGACTGCGTGACCTGCACCAAAGGATTTGCATAGTCTGCGAAAAGGATTGTCCGTCACCCCTGCCATCGGCGCGACCATCAGACGGTTTTCAATCGTCAACCCACCGATGGTCAACGGTCGTAACAGTGGATGGTCATCAGTAGTGTTGACTGACGCTTGATAAGACACTGGATTATTTATAGGCATAAAAAACGGCTTGAT
The sequence above is a segment of the Psychrobacter fulvigenes genome. Coding sequences within it:
- a CDS encoding ATP-binding cassette domain-containing protein, translated to MNHIQLENISKIYNANSSQAQSALALLAEGMDSIKVKEQTGYSVGLYDINLNIKAGEIHCIMGLSGSGKSTLIRHINRLIDPTSGKIWVDTSINAQTAMTEDDWSTETTKSSSAINILELNDKELQHYRQQTVSMVFQHFGLVPHMTVIQNVAYGLRVRKMSISERHEVARYWLNEVGLPSLEHSYPDELSGGMQQRVGLARALAMDSPILLMDEAFSALDPLIRAQLQDQLLELQARLQKTIVFITHDIDEAVKVGQRISILNGGRLVQTGTANDLRQNPADDYVAQFMSAKS
- a CDS encoding glycine betaine ABC transporter substrate-binding protein, producing MRQWIALSLLCMSALLLPVSASAACDSPIKFGALTWESGQFISGVLKYIAEDGYDCTIEEVPGAGPALETALSQNDIQVIGEQWVGRSPIMEQAIAQNKVAIIGDTLKGGATQGWYVPKYVLEENPGLRSYQDLPKHAELFKDPEDPNKSRFMNCPSGWTCEIFNTRLLKNTGLDNIFNNAHPGTGAALDAEIASAFEQHKPLLFYYWQPTGLMAKYDFAPLEFPAYDDACWQDLLLADGTADCVSGFPVSPLGIAVSTPFIESNPELAEVFKKVQFTSDELNGAILEMSESKRSGDEQALVFLRDNPNVWQQWISDEAATSLAAKLGISLTGAAVANNGVISNSASSDNRFGLTSGFPSWSLETPLNNTLASVVQNYGGVFRSISNVTLTYLLLPIERLLTIIPPWLIIVLVTVLAWFGVRKIWFALACGAGLFLIGAFGLWGALIDTTALLIVSVLVTVVIGIPIGIAMSGSKILRKIVTPILDVMQTMPSFVYLIPVLMLFGIGKVPALFATIIYALPPLIRLTTLGITQVNHEMIEAGRSFGSTHLQLLIWIKLPQALPSIMAGINQAVMMSLAMVVLASMIGAPGLGEDVLQSIQTLNIGQGLQAGTAIVIVAIIIDRITQAFGQGKRARQKTIDAGKRPIG
- a CDS encoding coniferyl aldehyde dehydrogenase; protein product: MTDNDKTTSAAVKSQSIITTVEQLQKQFSRLHALSRSNPINDWAIRERLLDDLEMLLSDNRENLAHAISADFGHRSESETQFAELFPSFTGISHAKKYGKSWMKTRRASISAMYRPAHNEIQPQPLGVVGIMVPWNYPLYLAVGPMIDALTAGNRVMIKMSEAAPKFAETFAKVVDHYFSSDMVCVVLGEVDIAEAFSKLPFDHLLYTGSTEVGRIVMAAAAKNLTPVTLELGGKSPVIVTKDVNLESVVNRVMMGKTLNAGQTCIAPDYVLIQREHHQHFISLAIEWLQKHYPNIENNEDYSYIINAAQFNRVQGYLDELPADSVHNLTGVDANPEIRLMPPVIVSEPALSSQLMQNEIFAPILPLIHYDNLDDAIQFVNERPRPLALYVFGNDDNEIYQVRTQTVSGGVCVNEVILHVAQHDLPFGGVGDSGIGAYHGKAGFERLSHMKPVFVQAKLNGMNLLLPPYGDLFRKAMALFLK
- the lipB gene encoding lipoyl(octanoyl) transferase LipB; amino-acid sequence: MPKNISEPLAQIASEALHHITDTLVSQSLTAADYNPTHDAMLQRTLERIRLKKEQGLRTPDELWIVDHNDVYTLGQAGKEEHILQHTDTPIIKTDRGGQVTWHGHGQLVIYWLFDLNSLGWSVRNLVSHAEQAIEDVANDCLNNRSLSDNAHISAHARRDAPGVYLYADSLSNTDDHHQSDRQMNNQNNEKQNDNASNLPADDAIMLGKIASLGFKIKHGFSYHGIAINLDCDLSAFNAINPCGYAGMQMLRLADFVAMDSNQNNTVHQQAGSTFSYQQVTQKLIDNIAQRHAGLIELRPVTPTKQQYSHLP
- a CDS encoding inorganic diphosphatase, whose translation is MADFNKILDAGDVDGGIINVVVEIPTGSSHKIEWNRELAVFELDRIDPQIFAKPCNYGFIPQTLDEDGDELDALILTEQPLTTGIFLKAKVIGVMKFVDDGEVDDKIVVVPADDRNNSNAYNSLADLPEQIIKQLEFHFNHYKDLKKAGTTVVESWGDVSEAKEVIKESIQRWKDL
- a CDS encoding SDR family NAD(P)-dependent oxidoreductase; amino-acid sequence: MAKLSKKTIKRKVKGKNIIITGASSGIGERTAFLLSECGAHVILLARTEEKLKRVQEAIQTLGGQASYYVCDLTNMDDIENTTKQVLAEFDHVDVLVNNAGRSIRRSVHESFDRFHDFERTMDINYFGAVKTILGFLPVMIGRKSGQIVNISSIGVLANSPRFSAYVASKAALDAFSRCLAAEVKGHNITVTNIFMPLVRTPMIAPTKLYRYMPALMPDEAAMMVAEAIVKKPNSIASHMGKFASATYSLAPAINVGIQSIGYRLFPNSSAAQTADAKPNLAQRAFAKILPGEHH
- the dusB gene encoding tRNA dihydrouridine synthase DusB, with the translated sequence MPINNPVSYQASVNTTDDHPLLRPLTIGGLTIENRLMVAPMAGVTDNPFRRLCKSFGAGHAVSEMIIADTALYARKKSLYRANFDNEIAPISAQIAGAEPDKLAEAARYQIDNGAQIIDINMGCPAKKVCRKLAGSALLQDEDLVARLLDAAVNSVNAPVTLKTRLGFENGRENILRVAKRAEQAGIAAIAIHGRTREDMYTGEARYELIREVKESINIPVIANGDIDSAQKAQRVYELTGCDAVMVGRAAQGQPWLFRDIGHFLRTGENLDAPSVGEIKEIVLAHLQELYGFYGEYSGCRIARKHIAWYTTGIPNSNAFRQAMYGEESTAGQFRVVEAFLHAHE